In Bordetella holmesii ATCC 51541, the following proteins share a genomic window:
- a CDS encoding EAL domain protein encodes MLLVSLPVALVLGCLMSWAVFRLQMQRMSFHDQIHRGMRAGEFHMEYQPIQGIGSDRCEGIEALMRWERPGVGAISPEVFIAAAEAEGAIVPLTRHALRLIERDLPLMGLPPGFHLSVNVAAEHLLRADFPADIEAFAQQVAPNAPHLVLELTERSLVENSGIVQQHIRTLRAAGLSVAIDDFGAGYCSLSYLQQLPVDYLKIDKVFIDAITDADQDSPILELILALASRLGLSVVAEGVSAQTQLDYLRQRGVGYVQGFLVSPPLRAAEFAHWYRVKGHRPLA; translated from the coding sequence TTGCTGCTGGTGTCGCTGCCTGTGGCGCTGGTGTTAGGGTGTCTGATGAGCTGGGCGGTATTCCGTCTGCAAATGCAGCGAATGTCGTTCCATGATCAGATTCACCGCGGCATGCGGGCAGGCGAATTTCATATGGAGTATCAACCCATCCAGGGCATCGGGAGTGACCGTTGCGAAGGGATCGAGGCTCTGATGCGCTGGGAGCGGCCAGGAGTGGGCGCAATCAGTCCGGAAGTGTTCATTGCCGCCGCCGAGGCAGAAGGCGCCATCGTGCCTCTGACCCGGCATGCGTTGCGCCTGATCGAACGGGATCTTCCGCTGATGGGCCTGCCACCGGGTTTTCATTTAAGCGTCAACGTCGCGGCGGAACACCTTCTGCGCGCGGATTTCCCTGCGGACATCGAGGCTTTCGCCCAGCAGGTTGCACCCAATGCCCCACACTTGGTGCTGGAGCTGACGGAACGCAGCCTGGTGGAGAACAGTGGCATAGTCCAGCAGCATATCCGTACGCTGCGGGCGGCGGGACTGAGTGTAGCGATTGATGATTTTGGTGCAGGGTACTGCTCCTTGTCGTACTTGCAGCAATTACCGGTGGATTATCTGAAGATAGACAAGGTATTCATCGACGCCATTACCGATGCGGATCAGGATTCGCCCATTCTGGAGCTGATTCTGGCCCTGGCAAGCCGATTGGGCCTGTCGGTTGTCGCCGAAGGAGTCAGCGCACAGACGCAACTGGACTATTTGCGCCAACGCGGCGTGGGCTACGTCCAGGGTTTTCTGGTCTCACCGCCGTTACGCGCCGCCGAGTTTGCCCACTGGTACCGGGTTAAAGGACATCGTCCTCTCGCCTGA
- a CDS encoding CSS motif domain associated with EAL family protein, whose protein sequence is MAVGYPPGRWLRLVNGSPFVLERPALLAGTAGPGERHAIAVIDSQYLQDLLDSVAALSNHRIELKIDGGMTLASCPARDLIYEPRAYGAQSASVSFMSQNVPVDIRIFSPASQV, encoded by the coding sequence GTGGCCGTGGGCTATCCCCCTGGACGTTGGCTGCGGCTGGTCAACGGGTCGCCTTTCGTGCTTGAGCGTCCCGCCTTGCTGGCCGGTACTGCAGGCCCGGGCGAACGGCATGCGATTGCAGTGATCGACAGCCAGTATCTGCAAGACCTGCTGGACTCGGTGGCGGCGCTAAGCAATCACCGCATCGAACTGAAGATCGACGGTGGGATGACCCTAGCGAGCTGCCCTGCGCGTGACCTCATCTATGAGCCGCGCGCCTATGGCGCGCAGAGCGCTAGCGTGTCTTTCATGTCGCAGAACGTACCTGTCGACATCCGCATCTTCTCGCCCGCGAGCCAGGTTTAG
- a CDS encoding putative membrane protein, producing the protein MVSSMTVVLARFVYGVAMAWIALAIMLALALVCLRVVRRTVRSFETERQQDLASGLVVFVAVTVALAACYACGHVLHAWMGKSALVGGQPQWLAGNSHLSAAALMGATVALGLAAAAPGLWRRLQTPRADRPVPQEGRAKPEKKASPQRSTKAAVKQRPRPRRIAALGWAALFVILLGAILLAFAYIVAPLDPAPLAAGADAKMIARANVQAEHILRARPIYYAAAGLLGAGSLIVFGWLISHRWRGA; encoded by the coding sequence ATGGTTTCTTCGATGACGGTGGTATTGGCGCGGTTTGTCTATGGCGTTGCAATGGCCTGGATCGCGCTTGCGATTATGCTGGCCCTGGCTCTTGTCTGCTTGCGCGTCGTGCGGCGGACGGTACGGTCCTTCGAGACAGAGCGCCAGCAGGATCTGGCCAGCGGGCTTGTCGTATTCGTTGCCGTGACCGTGGCGCTGGCGGCCTGCTATGCCTGCGGTCATGTCCTGCACGCCTGGATGGGCAAGAGCGCCCTGGTCGGCGGGCAGCCACAGTGGCTTGCCGGCAACAGCCATTTGTCCGCGGCGGCGCTGATGGGCGCGACCGTCGCCCTGGGCCTGGCTGCGGCGGCGCCCGGGTTATGGCGCCGCCTCCAGACACCGCGCGCGGATAGACCTGTGCCCCAAGAAGGCCGTGCCAAACCAGAGAAAAAGGCCTCGCCGCAAAGAAGCACCAAGGCCGCCGTCAAACAACGGCCGCGTCCCCGCAGGATAGCCGCCCTTGGCTGGGCCGCGCTGTTTGTGATTTTGCTGGGCGCGATCTTGCTTGCGTTCGCCTACATCGTCGCGCCACTGGATCCGGCCCCCTTGGCCGCTGGTGCCGACGCGAAGATGATTGCACGCGCCAACGTACAGGCCGAACACATTCTCCGCGCGCGCCCCATCTACTATGCCGCCGCGGGCCTGCTGGGTGCCGGAAGCCTGATCGTGTTCGGTTGGTTGATCTCGCACCGTTGGCGGGGCGCCTGA
- a CDS encoding fumarylacetoacetate (FAA) hydrolase family protein produces the protein MTETIQFYPGAPAAARLLRQARHKPGERLPETCRPATQGQALSVQQAQAALRLVEGDPIAGWKCGLPQDGKLKLAPIYVSGLRQAGAISLGQDTVRIEPEIAFELTADLPPRARPYSEHEIDDAVGNARLALEILGSRYLRPEALPHAELLADHLYNNGLVLGPAIDQPAPQSLSLTLQIEGQPACELAGRHPDGAPRAGLYWLVNFLSENGLGLVAGQHIITGSYAGYLDIPAQGKISLTYGQLGQLHLELTPCPPG, from the coding sequence ATGACCGAAACCATTCAGTTCTACCCCGGTGCCCCTGCTGCGGCACGCTTGTTACGCCAGGCCCGACACAAACCGGGCGAGCGCCTTCCTGAAACCTGCCGGCCTGCCACGCAAGGTCAGGCTCTGTCGGTTCAGCAAGCTCAGGCCGCATTGCGCTTGGTCGAGGGCGACCCCATTGCTGGATGGAAATGTGGCTTGCCGCAAGACGGTAAGCTCAAATTGGCCCCGATCTATGTCAGCGGTCTGCGTCAGGCGGGCGCGATTTCCTTGGGTCAGGACACGGTTCGCATCGAGCCTGAAATCGCATTTGAGCTGACCGCGGACCTGCCGCCGCGGGCGCGCCCGTACTCAGAACACGAGATCGACGACGCGGTGGGCAACGCCCGCCTGGCCTTGGAAATCCTCGGCAGTCGCTATCTGCGGCCCGAGGCTCTGCCCCACGCCGAACTGTTGGCCGATCATCTCTACAACAATGGCCTGGTACTTGGCCCAGCCATCGATCAGCCCGCGCCGCAATCGCTAAGCCTGACACTGCAAATCGAGGGTCAACCGGCTTGCGAGCTCGCCGGCCGGCACCCGGACGGCGCGCCTCGCGCCGGACTTTACTGGCTGGTCAACTTCCTGTCGGAGAACGGGCTGGGCCTGGTCGCAGGCCAGCACATCATCACCGGCTCCTATGCCGGTTATCTGGATATACCGGCTCAAGGCAAGATCAGCCTGACCTATGGACAGTTGGGTCAACTGCACCTTGAGCTGACCCCGTGCCCCCCAGGCTGA
- a CDS encoding membrane protein, TerC family yields the protein MLFDWMSDPTAWVGLATLIVLEIVLGIDNLVFTAILADKLPAHQRNKARMLGLSLALIMRLALLASIAWVVTLTQPLFSILGAEISGRDLILILGGLFLLFKGTMELHERVEGRAHATSGRQQYAVFWQVIAQIVVLDAVFSLDSVITAVGMVQDLSIMMTAVIFAMAVMMLASRPLMAFVGRHPTVVILCLGLLLMIGFSLVAEGLGFDIPKGYLYAAIGFAILIELFNQLAQRNRQRDEHGLGRRERTARMVLKLLRAQGEDASGVPAEPQAAEHAAAFAPEESSLIEGVLSMGQRDLRSIMVPRGEMIWLDVRDDTATVLHKFASGHSRLPLCDGDPANVVGVLHFKDVLAPLRVPGALDLIELAQEPHYVPETVPVIKLLEVMRQSRDHLLIVVDEHGVCEGLVTPMDLLTAVAGDLPDHAEDQVTGAARLADGSWLLDGRLATPEAARIIGAPLLGQNYAEDATLAGCVLRAADSLPEVGVRVRWRDWEFEVRRLEGRRIAQVLARQAV from the coding sequence ATGCTTTTTGACTGGATGTCCGACCCGACTGCCTGGGTGGGCCTGGCCACCCTGATCGTGCTGGAAATCGTACTTGGCATCGACAATCTGGTGTTCACCGCCATTTTGGCTGACAAGTTGCCAGCCCATCAGCGCAACAAGGCCCGCATGTTGGGGTTGTCGCTTGCGCTGATCATGCGTCTGGCCTTGCTGGCCAGTATTGCCTGGGTGGTGACGCTGACGCAGCCGTTGTTCAGCATCCTGGGGGCGGAGATTTCCGGCCGCGACCTGATCCTGATTCTTGGCGGGCTGTTTCTGCTGTTCAAGGGCACCATGGAGCTGCATGAACGGGTCGAGGGGCGTGCCCATGCCACCAGTGGCCGCCAGCAATACGCCGTGTTCTGGCAGGTGATTGCCCAGATCGTGGTGCTCGATGCGGTCTTCTCGCTGGACTCCGTCATTACCGCGGTGGGGATGGTGCAGGATCTGAGCATCATGATGACGGCGGTCATCTTCGCCATGGCCGTGATGATGTTGGCCAGCCGCCCTCTGATGGCTTTCGTGGGACGCCATCCCACGGTGGTGATTCTCTGTTTGGGCCTGCTGCTGATGATCGGCTTCAGCCTCGTGGCTGAAGGCTTGGGCTTCGACATTCCCAAGGGCTATTTGTACGCGGCCATCGGTTTTGCCATTCTTATCGAGCTCTTTAATCAATTGGCGCAGCGCAATCGGCAACGCGACGAGCACGGGCTGGGGCGGCGCGAGCGTACCGCGCGCATGGTACTGAAACTGTTGCGCGCGCAAGGCGAAGACGCCAGTGGGGTGCCCGCCGAACCGCAGGCGGCCGAGCATGCGGCCGCCTTCGCGCCCGAAGAAAGCAGCCTGATCGAGGGGGTGCTGTCCATGGGGCAGCGAGATCTGCGCAGCATCATGGTGCCGCGCGGCGAGATGATCTGGCTGGATGTGCGCGACGACACCGCGACCGTGCTCCACAAGTTCGCCTCTGGCCATTCGCGCCTTCCTCTGTGCGACGGCGATCCGGCCAATGTCGTTGGGGTGCTGCACTTCAAGGATGTGCTCGCCCCCTTGCGCGTGCCCGGGGCCTTGGACCTGATCGAGCTTGCGCAGGAGCCGCACTACGTGCCGGAGACGGTGCCGGTGATCAAGTTGCTGGAGGTCATGCGCCAGTCGCGCGACCATTTGTTGATCGTGGTGGACGAGCACGGGGTCTGCGAAGGACTGGTGACGCCGATGGATCTGCTCACGGCGGTGGCAGGTGACCTGCCGGATCACGCCGAAGATCAGGTCACAGGAGCGGCGCGTCTGGCCGATGGTTCCTGGCTGCTCGATGGCCGGCTGGCGACTCCCGAGGCTGCGCGGATCATCGGTGCGCCGCTGCTCGGGCAGAACTACGCCGAGGACGCCACCTTGGCGGGTTGCGTGCTGCGAGCGGCCGACAGCCTGCCCGAAGTGGGCGTACGCGTACGCTGGCGCGATTGGGAGTTTGAAGTCAGAAGGCTGGAAGGGCGCCGCATCGCCCAAGTGCTGGCCCGCCAGGCGGTCTGA
- a CDS encoding response regulator, whose translation MKQPAVLVIEDHPVQRLVIVRALEMLGYTRVLQAQEGSQALEQLALHGVADIVICDVRTPGMDGTQFLRESSQRNLVKSVILSSDVPSDLTAAILHMASLSGIQVLGDLGKPLNLGRLESLLRRYESDSSTAPGNAQTRPKIRPAPTRFASVWIVASSSPITSPSSTCAHFSPLARRSSRAGFTLSAACSRRAASSKPSRIATNSIA comes from the coding sequence ATGAAACAGCCGGCCGTCCTCGTGATCGAAGACCACCCCGTGCAGCGGCTGGTCATTGTCCGAGCCCTGGAGATGCTGGGATATACCCGTGTTCTCCAGGCCCAGGAAGGCAGCCAGGCGCTCGAACAACTTGCATTGCATGGCGTGGCCGACATCGTGATCTGCGATGTCCGCACCCCCGGCATGGACGGCACTCAGTTCTTGCGTGAGTCCAGTCAGCGCAATCTCGTCAAATCGGTCATTCTCAGCAGCGACGTCCCCAGTGACCTGACAGCTGCCATTTTGCACATGGCCAGTCTATCCGGTATCCAGGTGCTGGGCGATCTGGGCAAACCCCTCAACCTCGGTCGCCTGGAGTCCCTGCTGCGGCGCTATGAGAGCGACTCCTCCACGGCGCCGGGCAACGCGCAGACCCGGCCGAAGATCCGCCCAGCGCCGACGAGATTCGCGTCGGTCTGGATCGTGGCGAGTTCATCCCCTATTACCAGCCCAAGTTCGACGTGCGCACACTTCAGCCCGCTGGCGCGGAGGTCCTCGCGCGCTGGATTCACCCTGAGCGCGGCCTGCTCTCGCCGGGCTGCTTCATCGAAGCCGTCAAGGATTGCAACGAACTCGATCGCATGA
- a CDS encoding EAL domain protein: MTWALADQAMAQTARSVPMGRGASLALNVETCQLGNAQLMTHLMGALQLHALPATALTIEVTETGPLSVQASTLETLVRLRLLGCTVSIDDFGTGFSSMERLCNLPFNQLKIDASFVSRLPGDARSESVIAATLSLAERLGINVVAEGIETADRRNALLDMRCALGQGFWYARPMSGDEYESWLFNPMVANT; this comes from the coding sequence ATGACGTGGGCCTTGGCTGATCAGGCGATGGCGCAAACCGCACGTTCTGTCCCCATGGGCAGGGGGGCAAGCCTGGCGCTGAACGTCGAGACGTGTCAGTTGGGCAATGCCCAACTGATGACCCATTTGATGGGGGCACTGCAGCTCCATGCCCTGCCGGCCACCGCCCTCACAATCGAGGTCACCGAAACCGGCCCGCTCTCGGTGCAAGCTTCCACGCTCGAAACCCTGGTGCGGCTGCGTCTGCTGGGGTGCACGGTCTCGATCGATGACTTTGGCACCGGTTTTTCCTCGATGGAGAGGTTGTGCAATCTGCCATTCAATCAGCTCAAGATCGATGCTTCCTTTGTCAGCCGCCTGCCGGGCGATGCCCGTAGCGAAAGCGTCATCGCCGCCACGCTCTCTCTCGCCGAGCGCCTGGGCATCAACGTGGTTGCCGAGGGCATCGAAACCGCTGATCGCCGCAACGCCTTGCTCGACATGCGGTGCGCGCTGGGCCAAGGCTTCTGGTATGCGCGCCCCATGTCGGGGGACGAGTATGAGTCATGGTTGTTCAATCCCATGGTAGCCAATACCTGA
- a CDS encoding bacterial regulatory s, luxR family protein: protein MQKLLIIDDHPVIRYAVKGLMEKEGFEVVGETDNGLDGITMARELLPNLVILDIAIPKLDGLEVLTRLQALGLPMHVLILTGQQPALFARRCLNAGAAGFVSKHGNLQEVVDAAKAVVAGYTYFPKTTLTDIRGVENQDDAMMISSLSNRELALLQLLAQGLTNKDIADSMFLSNKTISTYKTRLLQKLNATTLVELIDMAKRNNLG from the coding sequence ATGCAAAAGCTACTAATTATTGATGATCATCCCGTCATCCGGTATGCCGTAAAGGGCTTGATGGAGAAAGAGGGTTTCGAGGTCGTGGGCGAAACGGACAACGGCTTGGACGGCATCACCATGGCGCGGGAGCTGCTCCCCAACCTGGTGATTCTGGACATCGCCATCCCGAAGCTCGATGGCCTGGAGGTCCTGACCCGCCTGCAGGCGCTGGGGCTGCCCATGCACGTGCTCATCCTCACTGGCCAACAGCCCGCCCTCTTTGCCAGGCGCTGTCTTAACGCGGGCGCCGCGGGCTTTGTCTCCAAGCACGGTAACCTGCAAGAAGTGGTCGACGCCGCCAAGGCGGTCGTGGCGGGCTACACCTATTTCCCGAAAACCACGCTTACGGATATTCGCGGAGTCGAAAACCAGGACGACGCGATGATGATCTCCTCGCTGTCGAATCGCGAGCTGGCCTTGCTGCAGTTATTGGCTCAAGGCCTGACCAATAAAGATATTGCCGACAGCATGTTTCTGAGCAATAAAACCATCAGTACTTACAAAACCCGCCTGCTGCAGAAGCTTAATGCAACCACACTGGTGGAGCTGATAGACATGGCCAAACGAAATAATCTGGGGTGA
- the bvgS gene encoding virulence sensor protein BvgS has translation MFAGGPVGAQTLLDGSNADVPKLNLDLDGEDWHWLADKREFRLGIYAPDYAPFQFTQRPRFEGLNADYLKLISHNLGLIPVIRLFPDRDSALHALKEGDIDAVDDVAGGPLHGQDFATTRPYLSNPTVAVARRDRGDIPADLGTLRVAVNPRSQPAAIPQDASAARWSSYPTPLLGMSAVAYGQADVYLGDPLAVAYYLAAGVFSDMQVLRRDDLGQRANVYTVQRANTRLRHILDQTIAGIPAVWRQNAIYRWGLPTGAFMPPPPLALTEKEQRWIRRHPVVRVQALNLFPPFSMHIQGDAQLSGLSMDLLQRIGQLAGLHFQIEGADSSAGMQQALQNHEADMSAGLFWSQNREDVLDFSAPYLSTAFVLVGRQDSPASSAGADFAGLRIASVPGSAASDALIQHYPHAELVPASSPNDALLKVLGGQADVAVQTQIAANFYLRNYFRDELRVTAALNTAPARLAFAFARDQDELQSIVDKALAALPADESIYLMNRWRGESASTINTWYAYRQEIYLLVAAAVVTAAIFLAWVVYLRRQMRQRRQAERALSDQLAFMRVLIDGIPNPVFVRDRHGRMVICNRSYLDTFQLQAEDVVGRTLLESPMRTDNPAQAARVHEQYLQAMEQEAGGPVFQDLELTLRGEKHYLYHWLLPYADSVGRVNGLIGGWTDLTERMRLLHDLQEAKEEADAANRAKTTFLATMSHEIRTPMNAIIGMLELVLRRPPEQAVDRQALMVAYDSARSLLDLIGDILDISKIEADKLELTPVPTDLRRLLESVVNVFQGMARQNGLSLRLDIGADQVPAVSIDASRLKQVVSNLVSNALKFTEKGGVTVSMQVRPVEQGLARIEIAVDDSGPGISAADRRRLFEPFTQVHQEARADKGRLAGTGLGLAISRRIVQAMGGSFDLSSIPGKGTRIDVQLCAPLLAADVLPAASLPAQICTDAKVARLRVLVIDDHGPNRMLLAQQLAYIGHDVLDAADGKQGLALWREHEPDVALTDCNMPGMSGYEVAREIRRLEQAHGRAATIIYAITASAQTEEFARCEAAGMDGCLFKPLDIDTLQQRLHPLAVRKAEQRPMPFSPTTFRPQELLDLTGADAAMARHIIEELIKTNREDSAALAQAARIGDNPAVADLAHRIAGGARVVAADQAVAQAHALEAAARQSKGDMQADATVLIQTLASLEADMQAWLAARD, from the coding sequence TTGTTCGCTGGCGGGCCTGTCGGCGCTCAGACGCTGCTCGACGGCTCCAATGCGGATGTACCAAAACTGAACCTGGATCTGGACGGCGAGGACTGGCATTGGCTGGCAGACAAACGCGAGTTCAGACTCGGCATCTACGCCCCTGACTATGCGCCATTTCAGTTTACGCAACGCCCGCGTTTCGAGGGGCTCAACGCCGACTACCTCAAGCTCATCAGTCACAACCTGGGCTTGATCCCGGTGATTCGCCTGTTTCCGGATCGAGACAGTGCGCTGCACGCCTTGAAGGAAGGCGATATCGACGCGGTCGATGATGTGGCTGGCGGCCCGCTGCACGGCCAGGACTTCGCCACTACCCGCCCCTACCTGAGCAATCCTACAGTGGCTGTGGCGCGGCGCGATCGAGGCGATATCCCGGCCGATCTGGGAACATTGCGCGTGGCGGTCAATCCGCGCTCCCAGCCCGCCGCCATACCCCAGGATGCGTCAGCCGCACGATGGAGCAGCTACCCGACGCCGTTGCTGGGCATGAGTGCCGTGGCGTACGGGCAGGCCGATGTCTATCTCGGCGACCCACTGGCCGTGGCCTATTACTTGGCGGCAGGCGTCTTTAGCGACATGCAGGTGCTACGCCGGGATGACCTCGGCCAACGTGCCAATGTCTACACCGTGCAACGCGCCAATACCCGGCTGCGTCACATTCTTGACCAAACCATTGCCGGCATCCCGGCTGTCTGGCGGCAGAACGCTATCTATCGATGGGGCTTGCCCACCGGCGCCTTCATGCCGCCCCCGCCGCTTGCATTGACGGAAAAGGAACAGCGCTGGATCCGGCGGCATCCGGTGGTCCGCGTGCAGGCACTGAATCTTTTTCCGCCCTTTTCGATGCATATTCAGGGCGACGCGCAGTTGTCCGGACTCTCGATGGATCTGTTGCAACGGATTGGCCAACTGGCAGGATTGCATTTCCAGATCGAAGGGGCCGACTCGTCGGCGGGGATGCAGCAAGCCTTGCAGAACCATGAGGCAGACATGAGTGCGGGGCTGTTCTGGAGCCAAAACCGCGAAGATGTGCTGGATTTCAGCGCTCCCTATCTCAGCACGGCATTTGTATTGGTTGGCCGGCAGGACAGCCCGGCCTCGTCTGCCGGCGCGGATTTCGCGGGCCTGCGTATTGCCAGTGTGCCCGGCAGCGCCGCGTCTGACGCGTTGATTCAACACTACCCGCATGCGGAGCTTGTGCCGGCCAGCAGCCCCAATGATGCGCTGCTAAAGGTGCTCGGTGGGCAGGCGGATGTTGCGGTGCAAACCCAAATTGCCGCCAACTTTTACCTCCGTAACTACTTTCGCGACGAGCTTCGCGTCACCGCCGCGCTGAACACCGCTCCTGCGCGGCTGGCCTTCGCGTTTGCCCGCGATCAGGATGAGCTGCAAAGCATCGTCGACAAAGCCTTGGCGGCGCTTCCGGCCGATGAGTCTATCTACCTCATGAACCGCTGGCGCGGCGAATCCGCATCCACCATCAATACCTGGTACGCCTATCGTCAGGAGATCTATCTGCTCGTGGCAGCCGCCGTGGTCACTGCCGCGATATTTCTCGCCTGGGTGGTCTATCTGCGCAGGCAGATGCGCCAACGCCGCCAGGCAGAAAGAGCATTGAGCGACCAGTTGGCCTTCATGCGCGTCTTGATCGATGGCATCCCCAACCCGGTCTTTGTGCGTGATCGACACGGCCGTATGGTGATTTGCAATCGTAGTTATCTGGATACCTTCCAGTTGCAGGCCGAGGACGTGGTCGGCCGGACCTTGCTAGAGTCGCCCATGCGCACCGACAATCCTGCCCAGGCTGCACGCGTGCATGAGCAATACCTGCAGGCAATGGAACAGGAGGCAGGCGGCCCAGTTTTTCAGGATCTGGAGCTGACGCTGCGTGGCGAAAAGCATTATCTCTATCACTGGCTGCTGCCTTACGCCGACTCGGTCGGCCGCGTCAATGGGCTGATCGGCGGCTGGACCGATCTGACGGAACGTATGAGGCTGCTGCATGATCTGCAAGAAGCCAAAGAAGAGGCCGACGCGGCCAACCGTGCCAAGACCACATTTCTGGCTACCATGAGCCATGAAATCCGCACTCCCATGAACGCCATCATAGGGATGTTGGAGTTGGTACTACGTCGCCCGCCCGAGCAGGCGGTTGACCGCCAGGCACTGATGGTGGCTTATGATTCGGCCCGCTCGCTGCTCGATCTGATTGGCGATATTCTGGACATTTCCAAGATTGAGGCAGACAAACTCGAGCTCACGCCGGTACCTACCGATCTGCGCCGCTTGCTCGAGAGCGTGGTCAATGTCTTCCAGGGGATGGCGCGGCAAAACGGGCTGAGCCTTCGGCTGGACATCGGCGCAGACCAGGTCCCTGCGGTCTCTATCGATGCCTCTCGCCTCAAGCAGGTCGTGTCCAATCTCGTGAGCAATGCCTTGAAGTTCACCGAGAAAGGTGGCGTGACGGTATCGATGCAGGTCAGGCCAGTTGAGCAAGGACTTGCCCGGATAGAAATCGCCGTCGACGACAGCGGCCCTGGCATCAGCGCCGCCGACCGCAGGCGTCTGTTTGAGCCGTTTACCCAGGTCCACCAGGAAGCCCGCGCCGACAAAGGCAGGCTCGCAGGCACTGGGCTAGGACTGGCTATCAGCCGTCGCATCGTGCAGGCCATGGGCGGCAGCTTTGATCTGAGCAGTATCCCCGGCAAAGGCACGCGCATCGATGTGCAGCTTTGCGCTCCGCTGTTGGCCGCGGATGTGCTGCCAGCAGCGTCCCTGCCCGCGCAGATCTGCACCGATGCCAAGGTGGCCCGGCTGCGAGTGCTCGTCATTGACGACCATGGGCCCAATCGCATGCTGCTGGCGCAACAATTGGCATACATCGGTCATGATGTCCTGGACGCCGCAGATGGCAAGCAGGGTCTGGCGCTTTGGCGCGAGCATGAGCCGGATGTGGCGCTCACCGACTGCAATATGCCGGGGATGAGCGGCTATGAGGTGGCTCGGGAGATCCGTCGCCTCGAGCAGGCACATGGCCGCGCGGCTACGATCATCTATGCCATCACGGCGTCGGCGCAAACCGAAGAATTTGCCCGCTGCGAGGCTGCCGGCATGGACGGCTGCCTGTTCAAACCCTTGGACATTGATACGTTGCAGCAACGTCTGCACCCCCTTGCCGTTCGGAAAGCCGAGCAACGCCCCATGCCTTTCTCTCCCACTACCTTCCGCCCTCAGGAGCTGCTTGATCTGACCGGTGCCGACGCGGCCATGGCGCGACACATTATCGAAGAACTGATCAAGACCAATCGCGAGGATAGCGCGGCGCTGGCGCAAGCGGCCCGGATCGGAGACAATCCCGCCGTGGCAGATCTGGCCCATCGTATTGCGGGCGGCGCCCGCGTAGTGGCGGCCGATCAGGCGGTCGCTCAAGCTCACGCCTTGGAGGCGGCCGCCCGTCAAAGCAAGGGCGATATGCAAGCAGATGCCACCGTGTTGATTCAGACGCTCGCCAGCCTGGAAGCCGATATGCAGGCCTGGCTGGCCGCCCGCGACTGA
- a CDS encoding site-specific recombinase family protein — translation MLRLWQRWKASRTAGHQLDSLLAAARPDADLVERNLWVIELALWIRRARAAPAGASGSHPQLARLRYLLHVLDRQPETRERFAQTLRSVVADNDPLSLFCDTGVASQPGFWGEMVERVQARYLPLPPNRSDMFAIFSLVFTSEDDADWLRAIDEDTLERLRDLLQVPDSRRDPALGMDADRLPGFEQALVNSSSARFAPPV, via the coding sequence ATGTTGCGACTCTGGCAACGCTGGAAGGCGTCCCGTACTGCCGGCCATCAACTGGATAGCCTGCTGGCCGCCGCAAGGCCCGACGCCGACCTGGTCGAGCGCAATCTTTGGGTCATCGAGCTTGCGCTCTGGATCCGGCGCGCCCGAGCCGCGCCGGCCGGCGCCAGCGGGAGCCACCCGCAACTGGCGCGACTGCGATATCTCCTCCATGTGCTAGACCGCCAACCGGAGACGCGGGAGCGGTTTGCGCAGACGCTGCGTTCAGTGGTTGCCGACAACGATCCACTTTCGCTGTTCTGTGATACTGGCGTGGCATCCCAGCCCGGCTTCTGGGGCGAGATGGTCGAGCGCGTGCAGGCGCGCTATCTCCCGCTGCCGCCCAATCGCAGCGACATGTTTGCAATTTTCTCGCTGGTATTTACGAGCGAAGATGATGCCGACTGGCTGCGCGCCATCGACGAAGACACGCTGGAGCGCCTGCGCGACCTGTTGCAGGTCCCGGACAGCCGCCGCGATCCGGCGCTGGGCATGGACGCGGATCGCCTGCCCGGCTTCGAGCAAGCCCTGGTCAATAGCTCGTCAGCCAGGTTCGCGCCACCGGTCTGA